One stretch of Phoenix dactylifera cultivar Barhee BC4 unplaced genomic scaffold, palm_55x_up_171113_PBpolish2nd_filt_p 000240F, whole genome shotgun sequence DNA includes these proteins:
- the LOC120105239 gene encoding uncharacterized protein LOC120105239 isoform X1: MPRGRRFRNIEFQHTSVGSTSDRSQQPDEPHTQSGSQSEHAPPADRPDTDDVDVLDGLGRVRRTRGPTRARDVWSLPEDEKIVVHCNELGQPIKNAASILSTFLGSVARKGQLCPLNYTKWNEMLPSYKVELLRVVETKFVLPANSHDWVLKSVNRKWKEYKAKLKADWKHEGMTEEEVARVCPPDVISHQWRELVHYWFSERAQVVYIFSIP, from the exons atgccgcgaggaagacgtttcagaaatattgagtttcagcacacatccgtgggatctacttctgatcgtTCCCAGCAGCCCGATGAGCCCCATACTCAGTCCGGGTCCCAGTCGGAGCACGCTCCACCTGCAGATCGTCCAGACACGGATGACGTGGACGTCCTGG atggactggggagagtgaggagAACACGAGGGCCCACTCGAGCACGGGACGTATGGAGCCTAcctgaggatgagaagattgtcgtccattgcaacgaactagggcagcccatcaagaatgctgcaagcattttatccacttttttaggatcggttgcgcgGAAGGGACAATTGTGTccactcaactatacgaaatggaacgaaatgcttccttcgtataaggttgagcttcttagagttgttgag acaaagtttgtccttcctgcaaatagccatgattgggtgctgaagtccgtcaaccgcaaatggaaagaatataaggcgAAGCTAAAGGCAGATTGGAAGCACGAGGGCATgactgaagaggaggtggcccgtgtttgtcctccagatgtaatctctcatcagtggagggagcttgtccactactggttttccgagagagctcaggttgtgtatattttttcaataccttag
- the LOC120105239 gene encoding uncharacterized protein LOC120105239 isoform X2 — MPRGRRFRNIEFQHTSVGSTSDRSQQPDEPHTQSGSQSEHAPPADRPDTDDVDVLDGLGRVRRTRGPTRARDVWSLPEDEKIVVHCNELGQPIKNAASILSTFLGSVARKGQLCPLNYTKWNEMLPSYKTKFVLPANSHDWVLKSVNRKWKEYKAKLKADWKHEGMTEEEVARVCPPDVISHQWRELVHYWFSERAQVVYIFSIP; from the exons atgccgcgaggaagacgtttcagaaatattgagtttcagcacacatccgtgggatctacttctgatcgtTCCCAGCAGCCCGATGAGCCCCATACTCAGTCCGGGTCCCAGTCGGAGCACGCTCCACCTGCAGATCGTCCAGACACGGATGACGTGGACGTCCTGG atggactggggagagtgaggagAACACGAGGGCCCACTCGAGCACGGGACGTATGGAGCCTAcctgaggatgagaagattgtcgtccattgcaacgaactagggcagcccatcaagaatgctgcaagcattttatccacttttttaggatcggttgcgcgGAAGGGACAATTGTGTccactcaactatacgaaatggaacgaaatgcttccttcgtataag acaaagtttgtccttcctgcaaatagccatgattgggtgctgaagtccgtcaaccgcaaatggaaagaatataaggcgAAGCTAAAGGCAGATTGGAAGCACGAGGGCATgactgaagaggaggtggcccgtgtttgtcctccagatgtaatctctcatcagtggagggagcttgtccactactggttttccgagagagctcaggttgtgtatattttttcaataccttag
- the LOC120105240 gene encoding uncharacterized protein LOC120105240 codes for MEKIFPPGFFTIMVHLLIHLAAEAKLGGPVHYRWMYPIERYLVRLKEYVRNRAYPEGSIAEGYIADECLTFCSRYLEGVETAFNRPQRNYDIIHNAEEYKFSSGGRFVGKAESTVIHHKLLAQAHRYVLLHSDLISEYRRDFLVAQRSANNNIHPTPRIEQRWLVELFPEWLLKQVRR; via the exons ATGGAGAAGATCTTTCCTCCTGggttttttactattatggttcatctactcattcacttagcggcggaagctaaacttggtggaccggttcactaccgatggatgtatcctattgagag GTATCTTGTGCGCTTAAAGGAATATGTACGCAATCGAGCCTATCCCGAGGGATCGATTGCGGAGGGATATATTGCTGATGAGTGTTTGACATTCTGCTCGAGATACCTTGAAGGAGTTGAAACTGCTTTTAATCGACCACAAAGGAATTACGATATTATACATAATGCAGAGGAGTACAAGTTCTCATCTGGTGGAAGATTTGTGGGGAAAGCTGAAAGTACTGTAATTCATCATAAATTATTGGCACAGGCACATCGTTATGTCTTACTTCACAGTGACTTAATATCCGAGTATCGCAG AGATTTTTTAGTGGCTCAGCGAAGCGCCAACAATAACATTCATCCTACCCCAAGGATTGAGCAAAgatggttggttgagttatttccTGAATGGTTATTAAAACAGGTTAGACGTTGA
- the LOC120105241 gene encoding protein LIGHT-DEPENDENT SHORT HYPOCOTYLS 4-like: MLCAGAISRTSSSANSAAPYGGRPSRYESQKRRDWNTFGQYLLNHRPPLTLSRCSGAHVLEFLRYLDQFGKTKVHTIGCPFFGNPQPPAPCPCPLRQAWGSLDALIGRLRAAFEENGGQPEVNPFGSRAVRLYLREVRDSQAKARGIAYEKKRRKRASPPQQGHDLSLPAPATAAAIARPDLNSVSGGHPVHLHAHLTMPAGETGGRHELIMAVAEARSCSGMIPLSVLN; the protein is encoded by the coding sequence ATGTTGTGCGCCGGAGCGATCTCCAGGACCAGCAGCTCGGCCAATTCAGCTGCCCCCTACGGCGGGCGGCCGAGCCGGTATGAGTCCCAGAAGCGCCGTGACTGGAACACTTTTGGCCAGTACCTCCTGAACCACCGCCCGCCGCTTACACTCTCCCGGTGCAGCGGCGCCCATGTGCTCGAGTTCCTCCGCTACCTAGACCAGTTCGGCAAGACCAAGGTGCACACCATCGGATGCCCATTCTTCGGCAACCCACAGCCCCCGGCCCCATGCCCATGTCCCCTCCGGCAGGCCTGGGGCAGCCTCGATGCACTCATCGGCCGCCTTCGTGCGGCCTTTGAGGAGAATGGTGGCCAGCCGGAGGTCAACCCCTTCGGGTCCCGGGCTGTCCGTCTGTACCTCAGGGAGGTCAGGGACAGCCAGGCCAAGGCAAGGGGGATAGCCtatgagaaaaagagaagaaagcggGCATCTCCACCGCAGCAGGGCCATGACTTGTCGCTGCCGGCCCCCGCGACAGCTGCTGCCATTGCCCGGCCCGACTTGAATTCGGTCAGTGGGGGACACCCAGTCCACCTCCATGCGCATCTCACGATGCCGGCCGGGGAGACTGGTGGCCGCCATGAGCTGATCATGGCCGTCGCAGAGGCTCGCTCTTGCAGCGGTATGATACCATTATCAGTGCTTAATTAG